The sequence below is a genomic window from Curtobacterium sp. MCPF17_002.
AGCCGCCGCAGCAGCCGTGGCGGCCGGGTCCGCAGGGTGGGCAGCCGGGCCAGTCCCAGGGATCGCCCTACGGTGGACACGCCACACCGCACCAGCAGCCTGGAGGCACGCAGCAGCCCGGCACGTCGGCCCCCGCCGGGCAGGCGGGAGCGCCGCGGTACGGCACGAACGACGGGCCGCGCTACGGCGAGACCCCCGCGACGGCACCCGCACCGACCGAGCCCCCGGCCGCGGCGCAGCCCCGGCCCGAGGAGCCGCCGCGCTACGGCGAGCGGGTCGCCGGTGCCACGCCGACCTCGGCGCCGGCATCCCCATCGGACTCGGCGTCGTCGGGGTCGTCGGGGTCGTCATCGGACGCGAAGGACGACGAGTCCCGCTGAGATCGCACTCCGGCGCGGTTCGGCGGCAGTGATGTCCGCGGAAGTGCGATCTCGCGGGCTGCGGGCGCCGGCGGGCGTCCGGCCTACAGGACCTTCGAGTAGCAGATGGACAGCGGCGCCCCGACGTACGGGCCGAAGTTCGCGATGCGCGAGAACCCCTCGCGCTCGTAGAACCCGATCGCCCGCTTCTGCTCGTTGCCGGTCTCGAGCACGAGTGCCGGCGACCCGAGGTCGAGCGCGGCTTCCTCGAGTCGGCGGAGCATCGCCGCGGCGACCCCTGACCCGCGGGACTCCGGCCGGACGTACATGCGCTTGATCTCGGTGATGCCGTCCTGCACCACGCGGAGGCCCCCGCAGGCGAGCGGCGTGCCGTCGTCGTCACGCGCGACGAAGAACACCGCGATCGAGTCGGCCGTGGGCTTCTCGCCCGGTTCGGTGTCGCCGCCGTAGGCACGGTCGATCTCGAGACGCTGCGCCGCGCGAAGCCGTTGCGCGTCGGGGGAGTCGAAGTGCTCGACGTCGATCGCGAACACGGTCGAACCGTCCGCGGGGGTGGCGGGGTTCGTGCTGGGGGAGACCTCGGGCGTCGTCACCCGCTCAGGCTAGCGGCCGGAGCGGGCGATCCACCCCTCCACTTCCGAGGGGGTCCGAGGGATGCCGACCGACAGGTTCTCGGCGCCGTCCTCGGTCACGAGGATGTCGTCCTCGATGCGGACGCCGATGCCGCGGAACTCCTCCGGCACGGTCAGGTCGTCCTGCTGGAAGTACAGTCCGGGCTCGATCGTGAAGACCATGCCGGGCTGCACGATGCCGTCGATGTACATCTCACGGCGGGCCTTCGCGCAGTCGTGGACGTCGAGGCCGAGGTGGTGGCTCGTGCCGTGCACCATGTAGCGGCGGTGGAACTGGTTGTCCTGCTGCAGGGATTCCTCGGCGGTGCCGGGCAGGAAGCCCCACTCGGCGGTCTTGCGGGCGATGACCTCCATCGCGGTGGCGTGCACCTGGCGGAAGGTGATCCCCGGCTTGACGATGGCGAAGGCTGCGTCGGCGGCCTCGAGCACGGCGTCGTAGACCATGCGCTGCACGTCGGTGAAGGTCCCGCTCACGGGCAGCGTGCGGGTGATGTCGGCCGTGTAGAACGAGTCGACCTCGACCCCGGCGTCGATGAGGATGAGGTCCCCGGGCTGCACGGCACCGTCGTTCCGGGTCCAGTGCAGGATGCAGGCGTGGTGGCCGGACGCGGCGATCGTGTCGTAGCCGACCGTGTTGCCGTCGGCACGGGCACGGCGGTTGAACGTGCCCTCGACGATGCGCTCGCCACGGGGGTGCGCGAGCACGGCGTCGAAGTCGGCGATGACGTCGTCGAAGCCGGCCTTCGTCGCGTTGACGGCCTTGCGGAGCTCGCCCACCTCGTACGCGTCCTTCACGAGTCGGAGTTCGGACAGGTCGCGGGCGAGGGCGTCGTCGGTCGCGGGCACGCCGTCGGCCTCGGGCGCACCGCCCACGGCGCTGCCGAGGCGCTCGTCGAGCGCACGGGTGAGGTCGGTGTCCGCATCGCGCACGAGCAGGGTCGAGGCGTCGAGCCCGGCGGTCACGGTGTCGAAGGCGCCGAGGTCGGCGGTCGCGAGCCCGAGGTCCGCTGCCACTTCCTCGAGCGAGGGCCGCGGTCCGACCCAGAACTCGCCGATCTCCGGGTTGGCGTAGAACTCCTCGGAGTTGCGACCCGCGGTGGCCCGGAAGTAGACGGTGGCGTCGTGGCCGGAGCCGTTCGGCGTCATCACGAGCACGGAGCCGACGACGGTGTCGGTGCCCCACCCCGTCAGGTGCGCGAACGTGGAGTGCGGGCGGAACGGGTAGTCGCAGTCGTTCGAGCGCACCTTGGCCTGGCCGGCCGGCACCACGATCGTGCGGCCCGGGTGCAGCTCGGAGATCCGTGCGCGGCGTTCGGCGGCGAACGCGGCCTGCTCGCGCGGCTCGGGCAGCGGACGGTCGCGGTCGGCCCACTGCGAACCGATGTAGTCCTTGAACGTCGAGGACCCGGGAGTGGTGGAACGGTTGCTCGTCGCGCGGGGCGTGGTGTCGGACATGCACCCATCATCGCACCGCCCGGGGGACCTCGGCCTGTGCGGCTCCTCACCTGTGGATAGCATTGGGCACGTGCCCGATCCGTTCATCGACCTGCACGCGCACTCGAGCGTCTCCGACGGCACCGAGCGACCCGCGGACCTCGTCCGAGCGGCAGCAGCCGCCGGGCTGGACGCCGTCGCCCTGACGGACCACGACACCACGGCCGGCTGGGCCGAGGCCTCCGCGACGGCCCGCAGCATGCCGATCACGCTCCTGCCGGCCCTCGAACTCAGCACGCGCGTCGGACACCGCAGCGTCCACGTGCTCGGCTACCTGGTCGACCCCGAGCACCCCGGCCTCGTCGAGGAGACGCTCCGCATCCGTGACGGCCGCCTCGCCCGTGCGCACCGCATGGTCGACCGCATCGGGCGGGACCACCCGATCACCTGGGACGACGTCCTCGCACAGTCGTCGCACGGTGCCACGATCGGCCGTCCGCACATCGCCGACGCCCTCGTCGCCCGCGGGCTCGAGTCCGACCGCAGCGCGGCGTTCCGCGGCATCCTGCACCCGGCCTCGGGGTACTACGAACCGCACGAGGCGCCGACCCCGCTCCGGGGCGTCGAACTCATCCGGCAGGCCGGCGGTGTCCCCGTGATCGCGCACCCCGCGGCGTCCTCCCGGGGCATCGTCATCGACGAACCGATGCTCCGTGAGCTCGTCGGGGCCGGTCTCGCGGGGCTCGAGGTCGACCACCGCGAGAACCTCGCGCACGGCAAGCGCACGCTCCTGGACTGGGCCGACCGATACGGCCTGTTCGTCACCGGTTCGAGCGACTACCACGGCACCGGCAAGCCGAACCGGCTCGGCGAGCACCGGACGGCCCTCGCCGCGTTCGACGCCATCCGGTCCGAGGCCACCGGCAGCGCGCCCGTCGTCGGCTCCGGCTCGCGCCTGACCTGACCCCCCCCCCCGTCGGAGCTCGCGCCCGAGTCACGGCCTCAGCGACAGTTCACGGGTCTGCGGCGGCGTGAACTGTCGCCCAGCACGAAACCCACCGCCCGGGGGCGGACGACGAAGGGCCCGCCGCGTCAGCGACGGACCCTTCTGCCTGGAGGCGCTACTCGCCGTCCGACGTGCCCTGCGGTGCCGAGGCGGTCGCCTCGGACGACCCGGTGCCGGCTCCGCGACGACGGCGCCGACGACGGCGCTTCGCCGCCCCGTCGGCCGAGCCCGCATCGGCGGGTGCGCCGGTGGAGTCCGAGGCCGTGGGCTCGGAGGCCGCGGATCCGGAAGCTGCGGACCCGGAAGCCGAGGACTCGGCGACCGGAGCCTGGAAGGCGGACTGCTCCGTGCCTCCGGGCCGGGTCCGGGTGCGCGGCGGACGCGAGCCGCTGCGCGGGGGACGGTCGCCCGTCTTCTTCTCGGAGGCGAGGCCGGCGGACGCCGCGTGCGCCGAGGCGCCCGGGAGACGACCCTTGGTGCCCTGGGGGATGTCGAGCTCCTCGAAGAGGTGCGGCGACGACGAGTAGGTCTCGACGGGCTCGGGGATGCCGAACTCGAGGGCCTTGTCGATCAGCGTCCACTTGTGCAGGTCGTCCCAGTCGACGAACGTGACCGCGATGCCGGTCTTGCCCGCACGGCCGGTGCGCCCGGCGCGGTGCAGGTACGTGTCGGGGTCGTCCGGGATCGTGTGGTTGATGACGTGCGTGACGTCGTCCACGTCGATGCCGCGAGCCGCGACGTCCGTCGCGATGAGCACGTCGCGCTTGCCGGCCTTGAAGGCGGCCATCGCACGCTCGCGCTGTTCCTGGTTGAGGTCGCCGTGCACGGCCGCGGCGTTGAACCCGCGGTCCTTGAGCTCTTCGACGAGCTTCGCCGCGGCACGCTTCGTGCGGGTGAAGATGACGGTCTTGCCGCGACCCTCGGCCTGCAGGATGCGGGCGATGACCTCGTCCTTGTCGAGCGAGTGCGCGCGGTAGATGAGGTGCTTGATGTTGGCCTGCATGAGGCCTTCGTCCGGGTCGCTCGCGCGGATGTGCACCGGGCGGCTCATGAACCGGCGGGCGAGGGCCACGATCGGGGCCGGCATCGTCGCCGAGAACAGCATCGTGTGCCGCACCTCGGGGATGGCCTGGAAGATCCGCTCGATGTCCGACAGGAACCCGAGGTCGAGCATGCGGTCGGCCTCGTCGAGGACGACTTCCTGCACGTGCGAGAGGTCGAGCATGCGCTGACGCTGCAGGTCGATGAGTCGCCCGGGCGTGCCGACGACGATCTGCGCGCCGGCCTTGAGCTGCTCGATCTGGCCCTCGTACGCCTTGCCGCCGTAGATCGACACGATCTTGGTGGGCCGGTTCGAGGCCGCGAGTTCGAGGTCCTCGGTGACCTGCACCGCGAGCTCGCGGGTCGGGACGACCACGAGGGCCTTCACGCCGGGTTCCGGGTCGGCCCCGAGTCGCTGGATGAGGGGGAGACCGAAGCCGAAGGTCTTGCCGGTCCCCGTCTTGGCCTGACCGATGATGTCCTGGCCGGTGAGGGCGAGCGGGATGGTCTGCTGCTGGATCGGG
It includes:
- a CDS encoding GNAT family N-acetyltransferase, with product MTTPEVSPSTNPATPADGSTVFAIDVEHFDSPDAQRLRAAQRLEIDRAYGGDTEPGEKPTADSIAVFFVARDDDGTPLACGGLRVVQDGITEIKRMYVRPESRGSGVAAAMLRRLEEAALDLGSPALVLETGNEQKRAIGFYEREGFSRIANFGPYVGAPLSICYSKVL
- a CDS encoding aminopeptidase P family protein, with amino-acid sequence MSDTTPRATSNRSTTPGSSTFKDYIGSQWADRDRPLPEPREQAAFAAERRARISELHPGRTIVVPAGQAKVRSNDCDYPFRPHSTFAHLTGWGTDTVVGSVLVMTPNGSGHDATVYFRATAGRNSEEFYANPEIGEFWVGPRPSLEEVAADLGLATADLGAFDTVTAGLDASTLLVRDADTDLTRALDERLGSAVGGAPEADGVPATDDALARDLSELRLVKDAYEVGELRKAVNATKAGFDDVIADFDAVLAHPRGERIVEGTFNRRARADGNTVGYDTIAASGHHACILHWTRNDGAVQPGDLILIDAGVEVDSFYTADITRTLPVSGTFTDVQRMVYDAVLEAADAAFAIVKPGITFRQVHATAMEVIARKTAEWGFLPGTAEESLQQDNQFHRRYMVHGTSHHLGLDVHDCAKARREMYIDGIVQPGMVFTIEPGLYFQQDDLTVPEEFRGIGVRIEDDILVTEDGAENLSVGIPRTPSEVEGWIARSGR
- a CDS encoding PHP domain-containing protein, translating into MPDPFIDLHAHSSVSDGTERPADLVRAAAAAGLDAVALTDHDTTAGWAEASATARSMPITLLPALELSTRVGHRSVHVLGYLVDPEHPGLVEETLRIRDGRLARAHRMVDRIGRDHPITWDDVLAQSSHGATIGRPHIADALVARGLESDRSAAFRGILHPASGYYEPHEAPTPLRGVELIRQAGGVPVIAHPAASSRGIVIDEPMLRELVGAGLAGLEVDHRENLAHGKRTLLDWADRYGLFVTGSSDYHGTGKPNRLGEHRTALAAFDAIRSEATGSAPVVGSGSRLT
- a CDS encoding DEAD/DEAH box helicase, with protein sequence MTFSDLNIEQDLVDALAGKGIIEPFPIQQQTIPLALTGQDIIGQAKTGTGKTFGFGLPLIQRLGADPEPGVKALVVVPTRELAVQVTEDLELAASNRPTKIVSIYGGKAYEGQIEQLKAGAQIVVGTPGRLIDLQRQRMLDLSHVQEVVLDEADRMLDLGFLSDIERIFQAIPEVRHTMLFSATMPAPIVALARRFMSRPVHIRASDPDEGLMQANIKHLIYRAHSLDKDEVIARILQAEGRGKTVIFTRTKRAAAKLVEELKDRGFNAAAVHGDLNQEQRERAMAAFKAGKRDVLIATDVAARGIDVDDVTHVINHTIPDDPDTYLHRAGRTGRAGKTGIAVTFVDWDDLHKWTLIDKALEFGIPEPVETYSSSPHLFEELDIPQGTKGRLPGASAHAASAGLASEKKTGDRPPRSGSRPPRTRTRPGGTEQSAFQAPVAESSASGSAASGSAASEPTASDSTGAPADAGSADGAAKRRRRRRRRGAGTGSSEATASAPQGTSDGE